The Sandaracinobacteroides saxicola nucleotide sequence CACCAGCTTTTCCCGCGAAGGCGCCTCATGGTCGCGGAACAGGCAGGGCAGCTTCTTCGCCTCCAGCGCCTTTGCTGCCGCCACATTGGCCGCGATCATCATGTCCTCGATCAGGCGATGCGCATCCAGCCGCTCCCGCACACGGATGCCGGCGATGTTGCCGGCCTCATCCAGCAGCACCTGCTTTTCCGGCAGGTCCAGCTCCAGCGGCTCCCGCGCCGCCCGCGCTTTCGCCAGCGCCCCCCACGCCCCCCACAGCGGCCGCAGCACGCCGTCGGTCAGCGGTGACGTCGCCCTGCCATCGATCGCCGCCTGAGCATCCTCGTAGGCGATGTTGGCGACAATGCGGATCACCGCCCGGCCGAACCGTGCCGAAATCACCGCCCCGTCCGCGCTGACCGCCATCTCGCACGCCAGCACGGCCCGGTCCTCGCCCTCCACCAGGCTGCACGCACCGGCGGACAGCGCCTCGGGCAGCATCGGCACCACACGGTCGGGGAAATAGACACTGTTGCCGCGGTTGTACGCCTCGCGGTCGAGCGCCGTCCCCGACCGCACGAACCAGCTCACATCGGCGATGGCGACGATCAGCCGCCAGCCGTCGCCATCGGCCTCCGCCCATACCGCGTCGTCATGGTCGCGCGCATCGGCCGGATCGATGGTGATCAGCGGCAGCGCCCGCAGGTCCTCGCGCGGCCCCAAGCCGGCGCGGGACGCCGCCTCCGCCTCCGCCAGCACCTCGTCCGAAAACACATGCGGGATGCCCTTCGCTGAAATCGCGATCAGGCTCAGGCTGCGCGGCGCGAACGGATCGCCCAGCCGCTCCACCACATGCGCGCTGGCGCGGGCGCCGCTGCCGCGCACCTCCGCCAGCAGCAGTTCACCCTCCGGGCCGTCATAGTCGCTCAGCGCGAAATCATGCCGGGCGCGCTTGTCCACCGGCGTCAGCCGCCAGGCCGCCCCCTCCCGCCGCGCCGTGCCCACGATCGTCAGCGCGCTCGCCGCCAGCTTCTTCATCGGGTGCGCGGTATAGCCGCCGCCCGTCCCCTCGATCCGCGCCAGCACCCGGTCGCCCAGCCCCAGCGCGCCGCGCCGTCCGCGCTCCACCACCCGCACCCTGGGCGGCGGCGTCGCATGCTCCCACTTCACCGGCACCGCGAAAATCCGCTCGCCCACCGCTTCCACCACCTGCAACACCGTCACCCGCGGCAGCCCGCCGCCGGCGTGCAGCTTGCGCCCCGGGCCACTCTCCAGCGCGCCGGCGTCGGCCAGCTCATCCAGCAGCGCCTTCAGCCCCTCCCGCGCCTCGCCATGCAGCCCGAACGCCCGGGCGATCTCCCGTTTCCCCACCGCGCCCGGCGCGCTCTCGATGAAGCGCAGGATCTCGGCGCGGGTGGGCAGGCTCATGGCGCCGCCTTCTTCTTCGCCGCGGCCTTCTTCGCCGCCGGCTTCTTTGCAGCCGCCTTCTTCACCGGCTTGCGCGCCTTTGCCGGCGCCGCCGCCGCCCGCGCCGCCAGCAGCGCCCGCGCCTCCTCCAGGCTCAGCGCCGCCGGATCGGCTCCCTTCGCCAGGCTGGCGTTGGTCGTGCCGTCGCTGACATAGGGGCCATAGCGCCCCGCCATCAGGCGGATGTCCGCGCCCGCCTCGGTCTGGCCCACCACGCGCAGCGGCTCCACCGGTGCCCGCCGCGCGAACCCCTTCGGCTCAGCCAGCTTGGCGACCGCCATGTTCATGCCGGTCTCGAACACCTCCGCCGTGCCGTTCAGCTTCGCATACTGCCCATCATGCGCCAGATAAGGACCGAAGCGGCCGATGCTCGCGGTGATCGGCTTGCCCGTCTCCGGATGCAGCCCCACCTCGCGCGGCAGGCTCAGCAGCTTCAGCGCCAGCGCCAGGTCAAGGCTGTCCTCCGCCACATCGCGCGGCAGGCTCGCCCGCTTCGGCTTCTCACCCTCGCCCAGCTGCACGAACCGCCCGAAGCGCCCGCTCTTCAGCGTCACCGGCAGCCCGGTCTCGGGGTCCTCCCCCAGCACCACATCGGCGGCATTCTCCGCCTGCGCGCCGCCGAACTGCCGCGTGTACCGGCACTCAGGGTAATTCGAACAGGCCACGAACGCGCCGAACTTCCCCGTCTTCAAACTCAGCCGCCCATCGCCGCAATTCGGGCAGGTCCTCGGGTCGCCCGCACCCGTTTCCGGAAACAGGTAGGGTGCCAGAAATTCGTCCAGCGCCGCGGTCACATCCGATGGCCGCTGCTCCAGCACCTCATCGGTCTTCGGCTTGAAATCCGCCCAAAAGGCCCGCATCACGTCCAGGAAGGCGCGGTCCCCCGCCGATACCTCATCCAGCTGCGTCTCCAGGCCCGCGGTGAAATCATAACTGACATAGCGCTCGAAAAACCGCTCCAGAAAGGCCGTCACCAGCCGTCCCTTCTCCTCAGCGAAGAAGCGGTTCTTCTCCAGCCGCACATAGGCGCGGTCCTTCAGCACCTGCAGGATGCTGGCGTAGGTGGAGGGCCGGCCGATCCCCAGCTCCTCCAGCCGCTTCACCAGGCTCGCCTCGCTGAACCGTGGCGGCGGCTCGGTGAAATGCTGGCTGGCGCTCGCCTCCACCAGCGTCGGCACCTCGCCCTGCACCAGCTTGGGCAGCCGGGCATCCTCCTCATCCTCGGGCTCGTCCCGCCCCTCGGCATAAAGCGCCAGGAATCCCGGAAACAGCACCACCGTGCCGCTCGCCCGCAAGCCCACCTGCCGGTCGGCGCTCAGCAGGTCCACGCTCGTCCGCTCGATCCGCGCCGACGCCATCTGGCTCGCCAGCGCCCGCTTCCACACCAGCTCATACAGCCGCGCCGCGTCGCCCGACAGGCCGATGCCCTTCGGACTGCGCGCAAACTCCGTCGGCCGGATCGCCTCATGCGCCTCCTGCGCATTCTTCGCCTTGGCGACATAGACCCGCGGCTTCTCCGGCAGATGCTCACGCCCGAACATCTCCATCACCACATCGCGCGCCGCGGCGATCGCCTCGCCCGCCATGCTGACACCGTCGGTGCGCATATAAGTGATATGGCCGTCCTCATAGAGCGACTGTGCCACCCGCATCGCCTGCTGCGCCCCCATCCCCAGCTTGCGGCTCGCCTCCTGCTGCAGCGTGCTGGTGGTGAACGGCGGCGCCGGATTGCGCACCCCGGCCTTGGTCTCCACCGCGCTGACGGTGAAGCGCCCCGCCGCCACATCCGCGCGCGCCGCCTCCGCCGTCGCCGCATCGGGCAGGTCGAACTTGTCCAGCTTCGCGCCGCGCCACAGCGTCAGCCGCGCAACAAAATCCCGCCCCGCCGCACTCTGCATGGCGGCCTTGACGCTCCAATATTCCTGCGCGCGGAACGCCTCGATCTCGCGCTCCCGGTCCACCACCAGCCGCAGCGCCACCGATTGCACCCGCCCCGCGCTCTTGGCACCGGGCAGCTTGCGCCACAGCACCGGCGACAGCGTGAACCCCACCAGATAGTCGAGCGCGCGCCGCGCCAGATAGGCATCCACCAGGTCCTGATCCACCTGCCGCGGCGCCTTCATCGCCTCGGTAACGGCACTCTTGGTGATGGCGTTGAATGTCACCCGCGCCAGCCCGCCCTTGGGCACCGCCCGCTTCGCCGCCAGCAGTTCCGCCAGGTGCCAGCTGATCGCCTCGCCCTCGCGGTCGGGGTCGGTGGCCAGGATCACCCGGTTGGATTGCTTCGCCGCGTCGGTGATCTCCTTCATCTGTTTGGTGCGGTCGGCGCTCACCTCCCAGCGCATGGCGAAATCGGCGTCGGGATCGACGCTGCCATCCTTCGGCGGCAGGTCGCGGACATGGCCGAAACTGGCCAGCACCTTATAGTCGCTGCCCAGATATTTGTTGATCGTCTTGGCCTTGGCCGGCGATTCCACGATCACCAGATCCATCGGATACCCTTCAACCGCCCGGAATGGAGCGCGCGCGGCGCTTAGCGGTCAACGCGAAACCCCGCAAGCCCGTCACACCAGGGATACCCGCCCGCCGGCATGCCGCGTCAGCACGCCTTCCAGCTCCAGGTCGACCAGCAGCACCTGAATGTCCGCCGCCGGCAGCCCCGATTGCCGCACCAGCTCATCCACCGGCACCGGCACCGGAGACAGCAGCTCGCGCAGCCGGTCCGCCGCGTCCGCGCCCGGTTCCGCGATCGGCCCGCCGAAATCGAACCCCGGTTGCTTCGGCTCCTGCAACCGCTCGCCGAACGGCCGCAGCGCCGCCACGATGTCGCCGGCATGCTCCACCAGCGTCGCGCCCTCCTTGATCAGCGCATTGCACCCCCGCGCCCGGGCATCCAGCGGACTGCCCGGCACCGCCAGCACGTCGCGCCCCAGCTCGCCCGCCAGCCGCGCGGTGATCAGGCTGCCGCTGCCCACCGCCGCCTCCACCACCACGGTCGCCTGCGCGATGCCGGCGATGATGCGGTTGCGGCGCGGGAAATGCCGCGCCATCGGCTGCGTCCCCGGCGGCATTTCGGCGAGCAGCAGGCCGCGCTCCGCCACCGCCGCCTGCAACGCGGCATTTTCCGGCGGATAGGCGATGTCGATCCCGCCGGCGATGGCAGCGATCGTCCCGCCGCCAAGGCTGCCCTCATGCGCCGCCGCGTCGATGCCGCGCGCCATGCCGCTCACCACCACGAAGCCGGCGTCGGCCAGGTCACGCGCCGCGGTCTTCGCCCACAGCTTCGCCGCCGCGCTGGCGTTGCGCGCCCCCACCATCGCCACCACGGGCCGCGCCGCCAGCACCGGATCGCCCAGCGCCGACAGCAGCGGCGGCGCATCCTCGCTCTCCGCCAGCAGCGGCGGATAATCGGGGTCACCCAGGAACAGCGCCCTTGCCCCCGCCGCGGCAATCGCCGCCAGCTCCGCTTCCGCCTCCGCAACGCTCGCGATCCGGCCGCCCCGGCGTGCCAGGTCAGGGAGCGCCTCCACCGCCGCCGCCGCGCTGCCGAAACGCCGCAACAGCATGCGGAAGCTCACCGGCCCCACATTCTCGCTGCGGATCAACCGCACGCGGGCGATGCGGTCGGCATCGCTCATGCCTTGGCCATGAGCGCCACCATGATCGCTCATGCCCTGACCATGAGCGCGGCCATGATCGCTCATGCTCTGACCATGAGCGCGGCCATGATCGCTCACGCTGCCTTCCTGCCGATCCTCGGCTCCGTGCCGCTGCGCAACCGCGCGATATTCTCCCGGTGCGTCCACAACACCCAGATGGCCATGATCAGCAACAGCGCCCCGGACCATGGCTGCCCCAGCGCGAACGCGGCGATCGCCGCCGCAAAGCCGCCCGCCATGCCGCCCAGCGAGGAAATGCGCGTTACCAGCGCCGCCCCCACCCAGGCCAGCGCGAAGGCCAGCCCCGCCAGCGGCAGCAGCGCCAGCGAAATCCCCAGCAGCGTCGCCACCCCCTTGCCACCCCGGAACCGCAGCCAGACCGAATAGAGATGCCCGATGAAGGCCCCCAGCCCGGCCACGCCGGCCAGCGTCTCGCCGCCGAACCGATGCCCCAGCCACACCGCCAACGCGCCCTTGCCGGCGTCCAGCAGCAGCGTCGCCGCCGCCAGCCCCTTGCGCCCGGTGCGCAGCACGTTCGTCGCGCCGATATTGCCGCTGCCGATGGTGCGCACGTCACCGGCACCGCCGGCCTTCGCCAGCAGGAAACCGAACGGGATCGACCCCAGCGCATAGCCCAAGAGCAGCGCCAAGCCGAAGCCGATCAGCCCCAGCGCCGTCATGAGTCGCGCAATTCCGCGCTCACCGTCTCAATCGGCGGCTCGATCTCGTCGAGCGCCTCCATGTCCTGCTGCACCCCGCGCAGGATGCGCGCGATATATTCGCGGTGCATCAGCCCGCGCTCATAGCCGGCGTCGGCGTCGGGCTTGTAGCCTTCCAGATCGGCGCGGCTAACCGTGCCCTTCGCATCCAGCAACCGCTCCAGGCTGTCCAGCCGCTCGCGGTTCACCGCCACCTCGCCTGCCAGTGCCATCACGATCGACAACAGGCGGTCCACCGCCGGGTCCTCGAAATAGGCCGGCCGCTTGCCCTTCGCCTTCTTTCCGGCCAGCGCGATATGATCCGGCTCGCTCATTCCGCCGCCATCCGCAACGACGCGCTGTTCTTCCAGGCGCCAT carries:
- the dprA gene encoding DNA-processing protein DprA, which encodes MSDADRIARVRLIRSENVGPVSFRMLLRRFGSAAAAVEALPDLARRGGRIASVAEAEAELAAIAAAGARALFLGDPDYPPLLAESEDAPPLLSALGDPVLAARPVVAMVGARNASAAAKLWAKTAARDLADAGFVVVSGMARGIDAAAHEGSLGGGTIAAIAGGIDIAYPPENAALQAAVAERGLLLAEMPPGTQPMARHFPRRNRIIAGIAQATVVVEAAVGSGSLITARLAGELGRDVLAVPGSPLDARARGCNALIKEGATLVEHAGDIVAALRPFGERLQEPKQPGFDFGGPIAEPGADAADRLRELLSPVPVPVDELVRQSGLPAADIQVLLVDLELEGVLTRHAGGRVSLV
- the topA gene encoding type I DNA topoisomerase: MDLVIVESPAKAKTINKYLGSDYKVLASFGHVRDLPPKDGSVDPDADFAMRWEVSADRTKQMKEITDAAKQSNRVILATDPDREGEAISWHLAELLAAKRAVPKGGLARVTFNAITKSAVTEAMKAPRQVDQDLVDAYLARRALDYLVGFTLSPVLWRKLPGAKSAGRVQSVALRLVVDREREIEAFRAQEYWSVKAAMQSAAGRDFVARLTLWRGAKLDKFDLPDAATAEAARADVAAGRFTVSAVETKAGVRNPAPPFTTSTLQQEASRKLGMGAQQAMRVAQSLYEDGHITYMRTDGVSMAGEAIAAARDVVMEMFGREHLPEKPRVYVAKAKNAQEAHEAIRPTEFARSPKGIGLSGDAARLYELVWKRALASQMASARIERTSVDLLSADRQVGLRASGTVVLFPGFLALYAEGRDEPEDEEDARLPKLVQGEVPTLVEASASQHFTEPPPRFSEASLVKRLEELGIGRPSTYASILQVLKDRAYVRLEKNRFFAEEKGRLVTAFLERFFERYVSYDFTAGLETQLDEVSAGDRAFLDVMRAFWADFKPKTDEVLEQRPSDVTAALDEFLAPYLFPETGAGDPRTCPNCGDGRLSLKTGKFGAFVACSNYPECRYTRQFGGAQAENAADVVLGEDPETGLPVTLKSGRFGRFVQLGEGEKPKRASLPRDVAEDSLDLALALKLLSLPREVGLHPETGKPITASIGRFGPYLAHDGQYAKLNGTAEVFETGMNMAVAKLAEPKGFARRAPVEPLRVVGQTEAGADIRLMAGRYGPYVSDGTTNASLAKGADPAALSLEEARALLAARAAAAPAKARKPVKKAAAKKPAAKKAAAKKKAAP
- a CDS encoding ribonuclease R family protein codes for the protein MSLPTRAEILRFIESAPGAVGKREIARAFGLHGEAREGLKALLDELADAGALESGPGRKLHAGGGLPRVTVLQVVEAVGERIFAVPVKWEHATPPPRVRVVERGRRGALGLGDRVLARIEGTGGGYTAHPMKKLAASALTIVGTARREGAAWRLTPVDKRARHDFALSDYDGPEGELLLAEVRGSGARASAHVVERLGDPFAPRSLSLIAISAKGIPHVFSDEVLAEAEAASRAGLGPREDLRALPLITIDPADARDHDDAVWAEADGDGWRLIVAIADVSWFVRSGTALDREAYNRGNSVYFPDRVVPMLPEALSAGACSLVEGEDRAVLACEMAVSADGAVISARFGRAVIRIVANIAYEDAQAAIDGRATSPLTDGVLRPLWGAWGALAKARAAREPLELDLPEKQVLLDEAGNIAGIRVRERLDAHRLIEDMMIAANVAAAKALEAKKLPCLFRDHEAPSREKLVALKEYLATIGLKLALGQVVKPALFNRFLALTKDRDDATEIAEQVLRSQTQAYYAPDNRGHFGLSLASYAHFTSPIRRYADLLVHRGLVRAFGLGEGGLGDAEGARFAVSGDHVSLTERRAMEAERETLDRYVASHLAGAVGTSVRARITGVTNFGFFATVDGIGGDGLVPMGALGEERFDFDEAARTLTGQHSGTVYRVGQRLELALADANPVSGALRFAVPGVVPREPYARGGGRRRDGRGGRGDRGGLKRPGRRG
- the plsY gene encoding glycerol-3-phosphate 1-O-acyltransferase PlsY, encoding MTALGLIGFGLALLLGYALGSIPFGFLLAKAGGAGDVRTIGSGNIGATNVLRTGRKGLAAATLLLDAGKGALAVWLGHRFGGETLAGVAGLGAFIGHLYSVWLRFRGGKGVATLLGISLALLPLAGLAFALAWVGAALVTRISSLGGMAGGFAAAIAAFALGQPWSGALLLIMAIWVLWTHRENIARLRSGTEPRIGRKAA